The following coding sequences lie in one Planktothrix sp. FACHB-1365 genomic window:
- the csx18 gene encoding CRISPR-associated protein Csx18 → MYISSRAIVVRNFAIAIVNGTITLIILLIAPVGLAAVISNTFLVTIATFFTATIADGIIRFLQPSRSMGEIPLHQNTTYSSELDSRSSHEIDR, encoded by the coding sequence ATGTATATTTCTAGTCGTGCCATTGTTGTTCGGAATTTTGCGATCGCTATTGTCAATGGAACAATTACCTTAATTATCCTGTTAATTGCTCCAGTGGGATTAGCCGCCGTAATTAGTAATACTTTTTTAGTGACAATTGCCACTTTTTTTACCGCCACTATAGCTGATGGTATTATTCGATTTCTGCAACCTTCTCGCTCTATGGGTGAAATTCCTTTACATCAAAATACGACCTATTCTTCTGAATTAGATTCTCGTTCATCCCATGAGATTGATCGCTAA